One genomic window of Conger conger chromosome 7, fConCon1.1, whole genome shotgun sequence includes the following:
- the LOC133134038 gene encoding uncharacterized protein LOC133134038, giving the protein MNELKEIVEDIEASIEQFHQALNEFKECHQSVQELLEGEEKTADNEDWYQPRMQTFETFYVTDVGAWRANQFMQAQAAQAAVSHLDGISNSGKAEQSQTVVSRVSRSSSVSSARLKAEAEKAALLQRTAALQKKHALERERIEVQNAIERVELETELAAAQAKVQVFECIDVEATNSKFTSTELSELPGDGMNAYLESHYARIHPELSPVQYAKISVVPKTPLQRVLTQDARPKRPLQPAHSIPLNPANHNAAGSSRPPMPSSSINNNLGAIADLIVQQQKLTSLPTRNVTVFNGEPLNFKPFMLAFQHCIENNTNSSQDRLYYLEQYTSGQPKELVRSCLHMDADRGYAEAKRLLEHHFGDEFKITNAYLDKALNWSNIPTDNGEALQSYTLFLRGCCNVMRTLWYMDELNLPSNLRLPISKVPYKLREKWRACAFDIRERTGARDTFDNLVHFLERQARILQDPIFGNLQDATATKRPPKATISVTKPILSPKQKTRGSSFATTVAAVPHDNAARSTAESTVQVSRVSIMPKLCPVCNGEHDIADCQELVLKEPQMTMQ; this is encoded by the exons atgaatgaattaaaggaAATTGTTGAAGATATTGAAGCAAGCATTGAACAATTTCATCAGGCATTAAATGAATTCAAAGAATGTCATCAGTCTGTGCAAGAGCTGCTtgagggagaagaaaaaacagctgaTAATGAGGACTGGTACCAACCAAGAATGCAAACCtttgaaacattttatgttACTGACGTAGGAGCATGGAGAGCCAATCAATTCATGCAAGCACAAGCTGCACAAGCTGCAGTGTCTCATCTTGACGGCATATCTAATTCTGGTAAAGCAGAGCAATCACAGACTGTTGTAAGCCGTGTCTCCAGATCATCATCAGTGTCTTCGGCACGGCTAAAGGCTGAAGCTGAGAAGGCAGCCCTACTGCAACGTACAGCTGCTCTGCAGAAAAAGCATGCTTTGGAAAGGGAAAGAATTGAGGTGCAAAATGCAATAGAAAGAGTCGAACTTGAAACAGAGCTGGCTGCAGCTCAGGCCAAAGTGCAAGTGTTTGAGTGCATTGATGTTGAGGCCACTAATTCTAAATTCACCTCAACAGAACTTTCAGAACTACCAGGCGATGGTATGAATGCTTATCTGGAGAGTCATTATGCAAGAATTCATCCAGAACTCTCACCAGTGCAATATGCCAAGATCTCTGTAGTTCCCAAAACACCGCTGCAAAGAGTTCTGACACAAGATGCAAGGCCAAAGAGGCCTCTACAGCCTGCTCACTCAATCCCATTGAATCCGGCCAATCATAATGCTGCAGGCTCTTCCAGACCACCCATGCCTTCAAGCTCCATTAATAACAACCTGGGTGCGATCGCTGATCTCATTGTGCAGCAACAAAAGTTGACTTCTCTTCCTACTAGAAATGTGACTGTGTTCAACGGTGAACCGCTTAATTTCAAGCCATTCATGCTGGCATTTCAACACTGCATAGAAAATAATACTAACAGTAGCCAAGATCGGCTATATTATCTCGAACAGTACACGTCCGGGCAGCCTAAGGAGCTGGTCAGAAGTTGCCTTCATATGGATGCAGACAGAGGGTATGCAGAGGCAAAAAGGCTACTGGAACATCATTTTGGGGATGAATTTAAAATCACTAATGCGTACTTGGATAAAGCGTTGAATTGGAGCAACATTCCAACAGACAATGGAGAAGCTTTGCAAAGCTATACTCTTTTCCTGCGTGGATGTTGCAATGTAATGCGTACCTTGTGGTACATGGATGAACTTAACCTTCCATCAAATTTGAGGCTTCCTATCTCTAAGGTGCCATACAAGCTAAGAGAAAAATGGAGAGCATGTGCTTTTGACATTAGGGAACGAACTGGAGCCAGGGACACATTTGATAATCttgtccacttcctggaaaggCAGGCCAGGATTCTACAAGACCCCATCTTTGGCAATCTCCAAGATGCCACCGCAACCAAACGACCACCCAAAGCAACCATCAGCGTCACCAAGCCCATTCTAAGTCCTAAACAGAAGACCAGAGGGAGCAGTTTTGCAACGacagtggcagcagtgccaCACGACAATGCAGCGCGTTCTACTGCAGAGAGCACAGTGCAAGTGTCAAGGGTGTCCATCATGCCAAAACTCTGTCCTGTCTGTAATGGTGAACATGATATTGCAGACTGCCAAGAGCTG GTGCTGAAGGAACCCCAAATGACGATGCAGTGA